The following coding sequences are from one Zalophus californianus isolate mZalCal1 chromosome 5, mZalCal1.pri.v2, whole genome shotgun sequence window:
- the SLC6A18 gene encoding inactive sodium-dependent neutral amino acid transporter B(0)AT3 produces the protein MEPGQEPAVGTARAGGAEPCGDGCADGRPAWGNKAQYLLSCIGFAVGLGNIWRFPYLCQTYGGGAFLIPYLIALVLEGIPIFYIELAIGQRLRRGSIGVWTAISPYLGGVGLGCLTVSFLVSLYYNTVLTWVLWYLLNSFQYPLPWSSCPLDLNRTGLEAECQASGPVSYFWYRQTLNITADISDNGSIQRPLLACLAASWAVVYLCVIRGIESTGKAIYFTALFPYLVLTIFLIRGLTLPGAVKGLIYLFTPDVQILQNPRVWLDAATQIFFSLSLAFGGHIAFASYNPPGNHCEKDAVTIALVNSMTSLYASIAVFSVLGFKAANDHGRCLDRNILHLINAFDFPEQSISRDDYAAVLMNLNTTQPERVARLPLEVCHLDDFLDKSASGTGLAFIVFTEAILHMPGASGWAVLFFGMLFTLGLSSMFGNMESIITPLLDMGVMSRSVPKEVLTGLVCLLCFLSAICFTFQSGNYWLEVFDNYAAPLNLIIFAFFEVVGVTYVYGMRRFSDDIACMTGRQPGLYWRLTWKVVSPLLLLTIFVAYIAVLAWTPLSYRAWNTQYARFPSRQEKSYPGWVQAMCVLLCFLPSLWVPAVALVQRLAKRRRKQDAWQDRCPKLQDRGAS, from the exons ATGGAGCCCGGGCAGGAGCCAGCGGTGGGCACGGCGCGCGCCGGGGGAGCGGAGCCGTGTGGGGACGGCTGTGCGGACGGGAGGCCGGCGTGGGGCAACAAGGCGCAGTACCTGCTGAGCTGCATCGGCTTCGCCGTGGGCCTGGGCAACATCTGGAGGTTCCCGTACCTGTGTCAGACCTACGGTGGAG GGGCCTTCCTCATCCCTTACCTCATCGCCCTGGTCCTTGAGGGAATCCCTATCTTCTACATCGAGCTGGCCATCGGCCAGCGCCTACGGAGAGGCAGCATCGGGGTGTGGACGGCCATCTCGCCCTACCTGGGCGGAGTGG GGCTGGGGTGCCTCACCGTGTCCTTCCTGGTCAGCCTGTACTACAACACCGTCCTGACGTGGGTGCTGTGGTATTTGCTCAACTCCTTCCAGTACCCGCTCCCCTGGAGCTCCTGCCCACTGGACCTCAACCGCACAG GGTTGGAAGCCGAGTGCCAGGCCAGCGGCCCCGTGAGCTACTTCTGGTACCGGCAGACGCTGAACATCACGGCGGACATCAGCGACAACGGCTCCATCCAGCGGCCGCTGCTAGCCTGCTTGGCCGCGTCCTGGGCAGTCGTGTACCTGTGTGTCATCAGAGGCATCGAAAGCACGGGGAAG GCAATTTATTTCACAGCCCTGTTCCCTTACCTGGTCCTGACGATCTTCCTTATCAGAGGACTCACCCTGCCCGGGGCGGTGAAAGGGTTAATCTACCTGTTCACTCCGGAT GTGCAGATTCTCCAGAACCCGCGGGTGTGGCTGGATGCAGCCACGCAGATattcttctccctgtccctggcCTTTGGAGGACACATTGCTTTTGCAAGTTATAACCCGCCCGG GAACCACTGTGAGAAGGACGCGGTGACCATTGCTCTGGTCAACAGCATGACTTCCCTCTATGCGTCCATCGCTGTGTTCTCCGTTTTGGGATTCAAGGCAGCCAACGACCATGGGCGTTGCCTGGACAG AAACATCCTCCACCTCATCAATGCGTTTGACTTCCCTGAGCAGAGCATCTCCAGGGATGACTATGCTGCTGTCCTCATGAACCTGAATACCACCCAGCCCGAGAGGGTGGCCAGGCTACCCCTGGAGGTTTGCCACCTGGACGACTTTCTGGATAAG AGTGCCTCCGGCACGGGTCTGGCCTTCATCGTCTTCACGGAGGCCATCCTCCACATGCCGGGGGCCTCCGGGTGGGCCGTGCTGTTTTTCGGGATGCTGTTCACCTTGGGCCTGTCATCCATGTTCGGGAACATGGAAAGCATCATCACGCCACTCCTGGATATGGGGGTCATGAGCAGATCCGTCCCCAAGGAGGTCCTGACTG GCCTGGTCTGCCTGCTCTGCTTCCTTTCGGCGATCTGCTTCACATTCCAGTCGGGCAACTACTGGCTGGAGGTGTTTGATAACTACGCTGCCCCGCTGAACCTCATCATCTTCGCCTTCTTCGAGGTGGTCGGGGTCACCTATGTGTATGGGATGCGCCG GTTCAGTGATGACATAGCCTGCATGACCGGGAGGCAGCCTGGTCTCTACTGGAGGCTGACCTGGAAGGTTGTCAGCCCGCTGCTGCTGCTGACCATCTTTGTGGCCTACATAGCCGTCCTGGCCTGGACACCGCTGAGCTACAGGGCCTGGAACACCCAATAC GCACGGTTCCCTTCACGGCAGGAGAAGTCCTACCCGGGCTGGGTGCAGGCCATGTGCGTCCTCCTGTGCTTCCTGCCCTCGCTGTGGGTCCCGGCTGTGGCACTGGTCCAGAGGCTTGCCAAGCGCAGACGGAAGCAGGACGCCTGGCAGGACAGGTGCCCGAAGCTGCAGGACAGAGGGGCCAGCTGA
- the SLC6A19 gene encoding sodium-dependent neutral amino acid transporter B(0)AT1, with translation MVRLVLPNPGLEDRIPSLGQLETIETQEASSRPKWDNKAQYMLTCVGFCVGLGNVWRFPYLCQSHGGGAFMIPFLILLVLEGIPLLHLEFAIGQRLRKGSVGVWSSIHPALKGVGIASMFVSFMVGLYYNTIIAWVMWYFFNSFQDPLPWSDCPLNANQTGYVEECARSSSVDYFWYRETLNISTSISDSGSIQWWILLCLTCAWSVLYVCTIRGIETTGKAVYITSTLPYVVLTIFLIRGLTLKGATNGIVFLFTPNVTELANPVTWLDAGAQVFYSFSLAFGGLISFSSYNSVHNNCEKDSVIVSVINGFTSVYAATVVYSIIGFRATERFDDCFNTNILTLMNGFDLPEGNVTQENFEEMKLWFSTTNPEAFAKLHFQTCDMNTFLSEGVEGTGLAFIVFTEAITKMPVSPLWSVLFFIMLFCLGLSSMFGNMEGVVVPLQDLNIIPKKWPKELLTGLICLGMYLLAFIFTLNSGQYWLSLLDSYAGSIPLLIIAFCEMFAVVYVYGVDRFNRDIEFMIGHKPNIFWQVTWRVISPLIMLVIFLFFFVVKVNEELIYSVWDPAYEEFPKSQKVTYPGWVYAVVVIVAGVPCLAIPGFAIYKLLRDRCQRPGDRQGLVSGPSMASINGDLKS, from the exons ATGGTGAGGCTCGTGCTGCCCAACCCGGGCCTGGAGGACCGGATCCCATCTCTGGGCCAGCTGGAGACCATCGAGACACAGGAGGCCAGCTCCCGGCCCAAGTGGGACAACAAGGCCCAATACATGCTCACCTGCGTGGGCTTCTGTGTGGGCCTGGGCAACGTGTGGCGCTTCCCCTACCTGTGCCAGAGCCACGGCGGAG GGGCGTTTATGATTCCATTCCTCATCCTGCTGGTCCTGGAGGGCATCCCCCTGCTGCACCTGGAGTTCGCCATTGGGCAGAGGCTGCGGAAGGGGAGCGTGGGCGTCTGGAGCTCCATCCACCCAGCCCTGAAGGGCGTAG GTATTGCGTCCATGTTCGTGTCCTTCATGGTGGGTCTCTACTACAACACCATCATCGCCTGGGTCATGTGGTACTTCTTCAACTCCTTCCAGGACCCTCTGCCCTGGAGTGACTGCCCGCTCAATGCCAACCAGACAG GCTATGTGGAGGAGTGTGCCCGCAGCTCCTCTGTGGACTATTTCTGGTACCGGGAGACCCTCAACATCTCCACCTCGATCAGTGACTCTGGCTCCATCCAGTGGTGGATCCTGCTCTGCCTGACCTGTGCCTGGAGCGTCCTCTACGTGTGCACCATCCGCGGCATCGAGACCACTGGGAAG GCCGTGTACATCACCTCAACGCTGCCCTATGTGGTCCTAACCATCTTCCTCATCCGCGGCCTGACGCTGAAGGGAGCCACCAACGGCATCGTGTTCCTCTTCACGCCCAAC GTCACGGAGCTGGCCAACCCAGTCACCTGGCTGGACGCGGGGGCTCAGGTCTTCTACTCCTTCTCGCTGGCCTTCGGGGGCCTCATCTCCTTCTCCAGCTACAACTCTGTGCA CAACAACTGTGAGAAGGACTCAGTGATCGTGTCTGTCATCAACGGCTTCACGTCCGTGTACGCGGCCACTGTGGTCTACTCCATCATCGGTTTCCGTGCCACCGAGCgctttgatgactgtttcaacaC GAACATCCTGACGCTCATGAACGGGTTTGACCTACCCGAGGGCAACGTGACGCAGGAGAACTTTGAGGAGATGAAGCTTTGGTTCAGCACCACCAACCCTGAGGCCTTCGCAAAGCTGCACTTCCAGACCTGCGACATGAACACCTTCCTCTCGGAG ggcGTGGAGGGCACCGGGCTGGCCTTCATCGTCTTCACGGAGGCCATCACCAAGATGCCCGTGTCCCCGCTGTGGTCCGTGCTCTTCTTCATCATGCTCTTCTGCCTCGGCCTGTCGTCCATGTTTGGGAACATGGAGGGCGTGGTCGTGCCACTGCAGGACCTCAACATCATCCCTAAAAAGTGGCCCAAAGAGCTGCTCACAG GCCTCATCTGCCTGGGGATGTACCTGCTCGCCTTCATCTTCACCCTGAACTCCGGCCAGTACTGGCTCTCCCTGCTGGACAGCTATGCCGGCTCCATCCCGCTGCTCATCATCGCCTTCTGTGAAATGTTTGCGGTCGTCTACGTGTATGGCGTGGACAG GTTCAACAGGGACATCGAGTTCATGATTGGCCACAAGCCCAACATCTTCTGGCAAGTCACGTGGAGAGTGATCAGCCCGCTGATCATGCTGGTcatcttcctgtttttcttcgTGGTCAAGGTCAATGAGGAGCTGATATACAGCGTCTGGGACCCTGCCTAT GAGGAATTTCCCAAATCCCAGAAGGTCACCTACCCAGGCTGGGTGTATGCTGTGGTCGTCATTGTGGCCGGGGTGCCCTGCCTGGCCATCCCCGGCTTTGCCATCTACAAGCTCCTCAGGGACCGCTGCCAGAGGCCAGGGGACCGCCAGGGGCTGGTCAGCGGGCCGTCCATGGCCTCCATCAACGGGGACCTGAAGTCCTGA